In one Bacillus thuringiensis genomic region, the following are encoded:
- a CDS encoding 1-deoxy-D-xylulose-5-phosphate reductoisomerase: MVKYISILGSTGSIGTSALDVVSAHPEHFKIVGLTANYNIDLLEQQIKTFQPRIVSVATKDLADTLRTRISANTKITYGTDGLIAVATHPDSNLVLSSVVGVSGLLPTIEALKAKKDIAIANKETLVAAGHIVTELAKQNGCRLIPVDSEHSAIFQCLNGENNKEIEKLIVTASGGAFRDKTREEMKTLQAKDALKHPNWLMGAKLTIDSATLMNKGFEVMEARWLFDIPYEKIDVMIHKESIIHSLVEFIDGSVIAQLGAPDMRMPIQYAFHYPTRLPSSYEKLNLLEIGSLHFEKPDLEKFPCLQYAYECGKIGGTTPAVLNAANEIANALFLKNEIAFFDIEKTIYKTVEAHHNVKDPSLDAILEADQWARQYANELLIKKS, translated from the coding sequence ATGGTAAAATATATATCCATTTTAGGTTCCACAGGATCCATCGGCACATCTGCATTAGATGTCGTTTCAGCTCATCCTGAACATTTCAAAATCGTCGGTTTAACCGCAAATTATAATATCGATCTTCTTGAGCAACAAATCAAAACGTTTCAACCTCGTATTGTAAGCGTTGCAACAAAAGACTTAGCAGACACGCTTCGTACGCGTATTTCAGCGAATACAAAAATCACATACGGAACTGATGGCTTAATTGCGGTAGCTACTCACCCTGATTCAAATCTTGTATTAAGTTCTGTTGTCGGAGTTTCCGGACTACTTCCAACGATTGAAGCATTAAAGGCGAAGAAAGATATTGCCATCGCTAATAAAGAAACGTTAGTTGCAGCTGGTCATATCGTAACTGAACTGGCCAAGCAAAACGGATGTCGTTTAATTCCAGTCGATAGCGAACATTCAGCTATTTTCCAATGTTTAAACGGCGAAAATAATAAAGAAATTGAGAAATTAATCGTTACAGCTTCTGGCGGTGCATTCCGTGATAAAACACGTGAAGAAATGAAAACTTTACAAGCAAAAGATGCTTTAAAGCACCCAAACTGGTTAATGGGGGCAAAACTAACGATTGATTCTGCCACATTAATGAATAAAGGATTCGAAGTAATGGAAGCAAGATGGCTATTTGATATTCCTTATGAAAAAATTGATGTAATGATTCATAAAGAAAGTATTATTCATTCTTTAGTAGAGTTTATTGATGGATCAGTTATTGCGCAGCTCGGTGCTCCTGATATGAGAATGCCAATTCAATATGCGTTTCACTACCCTACTCGGCTACCTTCTTCCTATGAAAAATTAAATTTATTAGAAATTGGTAGTTTACATTTTGAAAAACCAGATTTAGAGAAGTTCCCTTGTCTACAATACGCATATGAATGTGGCAAAATTGGTGGCACTACTCCTGCTGTATTAAACGCAGCAAATGAAATTGCAAATGCACTATTCTTAAAAAATGAAATTGCCTTTTTCGATATTGAAAAAACAATTTACAAAACAGTTGAAGCTCATCATAACGTAAAAGATCCTTCACTAGATGCTATATTAGAAGCGGATCAATGGGCGCGCCAATATGCAAATGAATTGTTAATAAAAAAGAGCTAA
- a CDS encoding AI-2E family transporter has translation MEKINIRKRDKLRKFFREQNYLAVLLGFALLFINILLLTKISFVFTPFIVFLKTIFFPVLLAGVLFYILHPFVSLLEKKGVSRIVSIASIYLIVLGLFVFLVVTVIPIIKDQIDALIDNLPYFGHEIEQAARRFGESNLLGKIQENLNINVANMVKDYTVDFTKSLSSVTGNVTGFLSTVTEVVLTFVMVPFILFYLLKDGEQLPNHFLKFISEQRRPAAMRILDDMHYAISSYIRGQIIVSLFIGIMLLIGYLIIGIKYAVLLAILAMIVNIVPYVGPIIAITPALIIAFIDSPAMVLKVIIVMMVVQLAEGKFISPQVMGKKLDIHPITIIFIILTAGNLFGIMGIILAIPGYAILKVLVTHGYRFVKLNT, from the coding sequence TTGGAGAAAATAAATATAAGAAAAAGAGATAAGTTAAGAAAGTTTTTTAGAGAACAAAATTATTTGGCGGTATTACTTGGATTTGCGTTATTGTTCATTAATATTTTATTGCTAACAAAAATATCATTTGTTTTTACACCGTTTATCGTATTTTTAAAAACAATTTTCTTCCCAGTACTATTAGCAGGCGTGCTATTCTATATTTTACATCCATTCGTTTCGCTTTTAGAAAAGAAAGGTGTTTCAAGAATTGTATCGATAGCTTCCATATATTTAATCGTACTAGGATTATTTGTATTTTTAGTTGTAACGGTTATCCCTATTATTAAAGATCAAATTGATGCATTAATTGATAACTTACCTTATTTTGGTCATGAGATTGAACAAGCAGCACGTAGATTCGGGGAAAGTAATTTACTCGGTAAAATTCAGGAGAATTTAAATATTAATGTTGCGAATATGGTAAAAGACTACACAGTTGATTTTACGAAATCTTTATCATCAGTAACAGGAAATGTAACTGGATTTTTGAGTACTGTTACAGAGGTTGTTTTAACGTTTGTAATGGTTCCGTTTATATTGTTCTATCTTTTAAAAGATGGTGAGCAATTACCGAATCACTTTTTAAAGTTTATTTCAGAACAAAGACGACCAGCAGCGATGAGAATACTAGACGATATGCATTATGCGATTAGCTCGTATATTAGAGGACAAATTATCGTTAGCTTATTTATCGGTATTATGCTATTAATTGGTTACCTTATTATCGGTATTAAATATGCGGTACTACTCGCTATTTTAGCGATGATTGTAAATATCGTTCCGTACGTAGGCCCAATCATTGCAATTACACCAGCTTTAATTATCGCATTTATTGACTCGCCAGCAATGGTTTTAAAGGTAATTATCGTAATGATGGTCGTACAATTAGCAGAAGGTAAATTTATTTCTCCGCAAGTCATGGGTAAAAAGTTAGATATTCACCCAATTACAATCATATTTATCATTTTAACTGCCGGAAATTTATTTGGAATTATGGGGATTATTTTAGCAATTCCAGGGTATGCAATATTAAAAGTGTTAGTTACGCACGGATATCGATTTGTTAAGTTGAATACGTGA
- a CDS encoding GlsB/YeaQ/YmgE family stress response membrane protein, producing MGWIITFLVGAIIGAIASSITGKNFPGGMFGNIIAGLLGASLGGRLFGSFGPSFGGIHVVPALLGAIVLIFIVSFVVKAAKK from the coding sequence ATGGGATGGATTATCACATTTTTAGTTGGTGCTATTATAGGTGCAATTGCTAGTTCTATAACAGGTAAAAATTTCCCAGGTGGTATGTTCGGAAATATTATCGCAGGTTTATTAGGTGCTTCGTTAGGTGGTAGATTATTTGGATCCTTTGGGCCATCATTTGGTGGGATTCATGTCGTGCCAGCATTATTAGGTGCAATCGTGTTAATTTTTATTGTATCATTTGTAGTGAAAGCTGCAAAGAAATAG
- a CDS encoding GNAT family N-acetyltransferase has product MILKLNSTSIEVATSILQVQIPAYKVEADYLNSTAIPRLYDTVSDIQSCGETFYGYFSENKLVGFISFVQEEKLIDIHRLVVSPDFFQKGIATKLLIHIFNMFPSSMTYIVQTGKANTPAITLYKKHGFITVSDTILPDGMILTQLKKTEYTK; this is encoded by the coding sequence ATGATTCTTAAGTTAAATTCCACTTCTATTGAAGTAGCAACATCCATTTTACAGGTTCAAATTCCAGCTTATAAAGTTGAAGCAGACTACTTAAATAGTACTGCCATACCTCGTTTATATGATACTGTAAGCGATATTCAAAGTTGTGGTGAAACATTCTATGGATATTTTTCTGAAAATAAACTTGTCGGTTTTATTTCTTTTGTACAAGAAGAAAAACTAATCGATATCCACAGGTTAGTTGTATCGCCCGATTTTTTTCAAAAAGGAATCGCAACGAAACTCCTAATTCATATATTTAACATGTTTCCCTCTTCAATGACATACATTGTACAAACAGGTAAAGCGAATACCCCTGCTATTACTTTATATAAAAAACACGGATTCATTACAGTATCAGATACAATACTTCCTGACGGTATGATTCTTACGCAATTAAAAAAGACAGAATACACAAAATAA
- a CDS encoding collagen-like protein, with product MRHHRNCKKFGVALPLPLIGATGPTGNSGPIGPTGGHEGPVGPTGVTGPTGATGPQGPQGIRGIQGPRGTTGAQGIQGAIGGTGEQGITGPTGLQGAQGLIGNQGLIGDIGVQGLEGIQGATGPAGSQGIQGIQGIQGEIGERGQTGGQGMQGERGITGLSGVTGSQGPQGVQGIQGEQGATGIQGEDGFQGIQGITGKEGPQGAQGIQGEVGPTGSTGMQGAQGISGIKGITGAIGLQGPQGVQGIQGITGATGFQGIKGIRGITGATGSIGIQGSEGPPGGPTGTTGPIGPSSGVTGPAGPPGPPGGPTGPTGATGSTGVSGGIGPIGAQGVQGITGPTGPQGVRGAQGSQGVVGAVGVQGAQGPQGNQGITGPTGAEGSQGIQGTRGVTGPTGAEGSKGIQGIQGVIGPTGAQGMVGIQGIAGPAGVTGAEGAQGAQGIRGATGPAGAQGIQGVQGIQGETGAAGIQGPQGVQGIQGTTGLTGTQGAQGPQGVQGIIGPTGAIGLQGPQGLQGILGPTGAQGVQGIQGEQGIIGPTGAQGIRGPQGNTGEVGITGPQGVQGAQGSQGPQGPQGNVGITGAMGETGATGATGATGPQGLQGFQGITGIQGITGTTGNTGATGPQGIQGIQGPQGITGPTGATGQTGVTGATGPTGIQGIQGMTGATGVTGGTGPTGATGPTGLTGATGSSAISTGGGYFFSTSTSTIAANANIPINSGSTVYGTGVSLTSATTVTVATPGIYLVSYYFQGDATGGNETVSVRLLLNGTQLTGSFIQNVTTSTVVIEPAISNTLLVNVTSANSTLILQNGPLGVGHVTTIAGAITASLNVVRIL from the coding sequence GTGCGTCATCATAGAAATTGCAAAAAATTCGGAGTGGCACTGCCTCTTCCGCTTATAGGAGCAACTGGTCCGACAGGTAATAGTGGTCCAATCGGTCCAACTGGAGGGCATGAAGGTCCTGTTGGTCCTACAGGGGTGACTGGACCGACGGGAGCAACTGGGCCCCAAGGTCCTCAAGGTATCAGGGGAATACAAGGTCCCCGAGGGACAACAGGAGCACAAGGAATACAAGGAGCTATTGGTGGTACAGGAGAGCAAGGTATAACTGGCCCGACTGGTCTCCAAGGTGCTCAAGGATTAATCGGTAACCAAGGTCTAATTGGTGATATTGGAGTACAAGGGTTAGAAGGAATACAAGGAGCTACGGGTCCTGCTGGTAGTCAAGGTATACAAGGCATACAGGGAATACAAGGGGAAATAGGTGAGCGAGGACAAACAGGAGGACAAGGAATGCAAGGAGAGAGAGGCATAACTGGACTCTCGGGTGTAACTGGTTCACAAGGTCCTCAAGGTGTTCAAGGAATACAAGGAGAGCAAGGGGCTACTGGTATACAAGGAGAAGACGGCTTCCAAGGGATACAAGGAATTACTGGGAAGGAAGGCCCGCAAGGAGCACAAGGAATACAAGGTGAAGTGGGTCCAACTGGTTCTACTGGAATGCAAGGTGCCCAAGGTATAAGTGGAATAAAGGGGATAACAGGTGCAATAGGTTTACAAGGACCACAAGGTGTGCAAGGAATACAAGGTATAACGGGAGCAACAGGTTTTCAAGGGATAAAAGGAATAAGAGGTATAACGGGAGCGACGGGTAGCATTGGTATTCAAGGCTCAGAAGGACCGCCGGGCGGTCCGACGGGAACAACAGGTCCAATTGGTCCATCTAGTGGGGTGACTGGACCAGCTGGCCCACCCGGTCCACCAGGAGGTCCAACCGGTCCGACGGGTGCGACTGGTTCAACAGGCGTAAGCGGAGGGATAGGACCAATTGGAGCGCAAGGAGTGCAAGGTATAACAGGTCCAACCGGTCCTCAAGGTGTAAGGGGAGCACAAGGTTCACAAGGTGTAGTTGGAGCAGTTGGAGTACAAGGGGCACAAGGTCCTCAAGGTAACCAAGGAATAACAGGCCCAACGGGTGCAGAAGGTTCTCAAGGAATACAAGGTACGCGTGGAGTAACTGGTCCAACAGGTGCAGAAGGCTCTAAAGGTATTCAAGGTATTCAAGGTGTAATAGGCCCAACAGGAGCACAAGGAATGGTGGGAATACAAGGGATAGCCGGTCCAGCTGGTGTTACAGGAGCGGAAGGAGCTCAAGGTGCACAAGGAATCCGAGGAGCAACCGGTCCTGCTGGAGCACAAGGAATACAAGGAGTGCAAGGAATACAAGGAGAAACAGGAGCAGCTGGAATACAAGGTCCTCAAGGTGTTCAAGGGATACAAGGGACTACCGGATTGACAGGCACACAAGGTGCACAAGGTCCTCAAGGAGTGCAAGGAATAATAGGACCGACTGGAGCTATTGGCTTGCAAGGTCCTCAAGGATTACAAGGAATATTGGGTCCAACAGGAGCGCAAGGAGTGCAAGGAATACAAGGAGAGCAAGGAATTATCGGTCCAACAGGTGCGCAAGGAATTAGAGGTCCCCAAGGAAATACAGGGGAAGTCGGTATAACAGGCCCTCAAGGAGTCCAAGGGGCGCAAGGTAGTCAAGGCCCACAAGGCCCACAAGGGAATGTTGGAATTACTGGTGCAATGGGTGAAACTGGAGCTACTGGAGCAACCGGGGCAACTGGACCACAAGGTTTGCAAGGTTTTCAAGGGATTACGGGAATACAAGGAATAACGGGAACGACCGGCAATACAGGTGCAACGGGTCCGCAAGGAATACAAGGTATACAAGGTCCCCAAGGGATAACCGGTCCAACAGGTGCAACCGGCCAGACGGGAGTGACTGGTGCAACTGGACCGACCGGAATACAAGGCATACAAGGAATGACTGGAGCAACAGGGGTAACGGGGGGAACGGGCCCAACAGGTGCTACGGGTCCAACTGGCTTGACAGGAGCAACAGGATCATCTGCTATATCGACAGGTGGCGGATATTTCTTTTCTACATCAACAAGTACAATTGCAGCAAATGCCAACATCCCAATTAATTCTGGATCCACTGTATATGGAACTGGTGTATCTTTAACTAGTGCTACGACAGTCACAGTAGCGACGCCAGGAATATATTTAGTAAGCTACTATTTCCAAGGGGACGCGACTGGTGGGAATGAGACAGTATCTGTTAGGTTGCTATTAAATGGAACGCAACTAACAGGGAGTTTTATACAAAACGTAACGACATCAACTGTAGTAATCGAACCAGCCATTTCAAATACACTTCTTGTGAATGTGACGAGTGCCAATTCAACATTAATATTACAAAATGGCCCGTTAGGTGTAGGTCATGTGACTACTATAGCAGGTGCGATTACAGCAAGTTTAAATGTAGTGAGAATTTTATAA
- a CDS encoding tetratricopeptide repeat protein, translating into MNINEKAIEMFEQNKYEEAMELFQQAVHESRDVQSLNNLAWMYFYEEENDDKALELIREVVKLNPSSYFPYNILGDIYMKQEKWTEAKEALQKSISIQPSDEAYHNVAVAHYNLGELEKASEFFLRVAGDSDYIMYSYVKCLIDLERMTEAKEKLDTFNRESDNFLGEIKVADLYVELNCYKEAIEWFEKGYKECWKSPNWIGRFVYALYKTNNFSRINEVIRESIEAKTAEIEDVQNEEVEENWTENDKKELIEEYTEENNCYKTLVERIKSGYVPGLEFETDYIGACYLFGCKRHNHLEYEK; encoded by the coding sequence TTGAACATTAATGAGAAGGCAATTGAAATGTTTGAACAAAATAAATATGAGGAAGCAATGGAACTGTTTCAACAAGCAGTACATGAATCTAGAGACGTACAATCTCTCAATAATCTGGCTTGGATGTACTTTTATGAGGAAGAGAATGATGATAAAGCTCTTGAATTAATAAGAGAAGTTGTTAAGTTGAATCCTTCTTCATACTTTCCTTATAACATCTTAGGGGACATTTACATGAAACAAGAAAAATGGACAGAAGCGAAAGAAGCATTACAAAAGTCTATTTCGATTCAACCATCAGATGAAGCATATCATAATGTAGCTGTAGCACATTATAACCTTGGAGAGCTGGAAAAAGCTTCAGAATTTTTCTTGCGAGTTGCAGGGGATTCGGACTATATCATGTATAGCTATGTAAAATGTTTAATTGATTTAGAACGAATGACAGAAGCAAAAGAGAAGTTAGATACTTTTAACAGGGAATCTGATAATTTTTTAGGGGAAATTAAGGTAGCAGATTTATATGTTGAGTTGAATTGCTATAAAGAAGCAATTGAATGGTTCGAAAAGGGATATAAAGAATGCTGGAAAAGTCCTAATTGGATTGGTAGATTTGTGTATGCTCTATATAAAACGAATAATTTCTCCCGTATAAATGAAGTTATACGGGAATCTATCGAAGCGAAAACAGCAGAAATAGAAGATGTTCAGAATGAAGAAGTAGAAGAAAACTGGACAGAAAATGATAAGAAAGAGTTAATTGAGGAATATACAGAAGAGAATAATTGTTATAAAACATTGGTAGAACGTATCAAATCTGGATACGTTCCAGGATTAGAGTTTGAAACTGATTATATAGGGGCTTGCTATTTATTTGGTTGTAAAAGACATAATCACCTTGAATATGAAAAATAA
- a CDS encoding DUF3923 family protein has translation MKKRWISWWIGNIFWIIVFGIWATIIWLRDFDGAGVIQTPEIKSISLIVLLITFIIPVFFQIIWLIINLRMSKKNNYTI, from the coding sequence ATGAAAAAACGATGGATTTCTTGGTGGATTGGTAACATATTTTGGATTATCGTTTTTGGAATATGGGCCACTATCATTTGGCTACGAGATTTTGATGGTGCTGGTGTTATTCAAACACCTGAAATTAAATCAATATCACTTATCGTTTTATTAATTACGTTTATCATACCGGTATTTTTTCAAATTATATGGCTAATCATTAATTTGAGAATGAGTAAAAAAAATAATTATACGATTTAG
- a CDS encoding DUF2179 domain-containing protein, with the protein MLQALLIFVLQIIYVPILTIRTILLVKNQTRSAAGVGLLEGAIYIVSLGIVFQDLSNWMNIVAYVIGFSAGLLLGGYIENKLAIGYITYQVSLLDRCNELVDELRHSGFGVTVFEGEGINSIRYRLDIVAKRSREKELLEIINEIAPKAFMSSYEIRSFKGGYLTKAMKKRALMKKKDEHAS; encoded by the coding sequence ATGTTACAAGCGCTACTTATTTTTGTGCTACAAATTATTTACGTTCCAATTTTAACAATTCGTACGATTTTGCTTGTAAAGAATCAAACAAGATCCGCTGCTGGTGTTGGATTGTTAGAAGGAGCTATTTACATTGTCAGTTTAGGTATTGTGTTTCAAGATTTATCAAATTGGATGAACATCGTTGCCTATGTCATTGGCTTTAGTGCGGGACTGTTATTAGGCGGTTATATAGAGAATAAATTAGCAATTGGTTATATTACGTATCAAGTTAGTTTACTAGACCGTTGTAATGAATTAGTAGATGAGTTACGTCACTCTGGATTTGGCGTTACAGTATTTGAAGGCGAAGGTATTAATTCTATACGTTATCGCTTAGATATCGTCGCAAAGCGTTCTAGAGAGAAAGAGCTTTTAGAAATTATTAATGAAATTGCACCGAAAGCGTTTATGTCTTCGTATGAAATTCGTTCGTTTAAAGGTGGATATTTAACGAAAGCGATGAAGAAAAGAGCGTTAATGAAGAAGAAAGATGAACATGCATCGTAA
- a CDS encoding ATP synthase subunit I, translating to MIQEALRVYRLQLYVIFSGLLLMWTITPFGKQVTGFGIGLAVSAYCLWLLARRVEKLGKSIVMKEKSPGLGVLNRFAAAILGAIIMYEIEHEMEIWAFGTGILGGHFLMIANLAYANMQLVKEEEKQREHASKNIEL from the coding sequence TTGATTCAAGAAGCCTTACGTGTATATCGATTACAATTGTATGTGATCTTTAGTGGTTTACTACTTATGTGGACGATTACTCCGTTTGGAAAACAAGTGACAGGGTTTGGTATTGGATTAGCAGTAAGCGCCTATTGTCTTTGGTTATTAGCTCGCAGAGTGGAGAAACTCGGAAAAAGTATCGTAATGAAGGAAAAGTCTCCTGGATTAGGAGTTTTAAACCGATTTGCAGCTGCTATTTTAGGAGCTATAATCATGTATGAAATTGAGCATGAAATGGAAATTTGGGCATTCGGTACAGGTATTTTAGGTGGTCACTTTTTAATGATTGCAAATTTAGCGTATGCAAATATGCAGTTAGTGAAAGAAGAAGAGAAGCAAAGGGAACATGCTTCGAAAAACATAGAGCTATGA
- a CDS encoding hemolysin family protein — protein MEIFNLVMVAILIAFTGFFVAAEFAIVKVRSSRIDQLVAEGKRGALAAKKVTTNLDEYLSACQLGITVTAMGLGWLGEPTIEKLLHPLFEKWNLNPSISSVLTFGLAFMLMTYLHVVVGELAPKTMAIQKAEKVTLLFAAPLMMFYKVMYPFIWVLNGSARVITGLFGLKPASEHEVAHTEEELRLILSDSYESGEINQAEYKYVNNIFEFDNRIAKEIMVPRTEIVGFYLEDSVEEHMKVIQNERYTRYPIFGEDKDDIIGMVNVKDFFIRYMTEDQKDLSSIRSYMRPIIEVMETTPIHDLLLQMQKKRIPMAVLYDEYGGTAGIVTLEDILEEIVGEIRDEYDEDEAPPIQHVNEQHIIVDGKVLISEVKDLFGLHIEEDDVDTIGGWIMMQNHEIEEGQHVEAEGYEFKVLEKDAYQIKRVEIRKMEQEQEEEKAATV, from the coding sequence TTGGAAATATTTAATTTAGTCATGGTTGCGATTTTAATCGCATTTACTGGATTTTTCGTAGCAGCTGAGTTTGCGATTGTAAAAGTACGTTCAAGTCGTATTGATCAGCTTGTTGCAGAAGGAAAACGCGGTGCTTTAGCAGCGAAAAAGGTAACAACAAATTTAGATGAATATTTATCTGCTTGTCAATTAGGTATTACAGTGACAGCTATGGGATTAGGTTGGTTAGGTGAACCGACAATTGAAAAGTTATTACACCCATTATTTGAGAAATGGAACTTAAATCCTTCTATTTCATCAGTATTAACATTTGGTCTTGCTTTTATGTTAATGACGTATTTACACGTTGTAGTAGGGGAATTGGCTCCGAAAACGATGGCAATTCAAAAGGCTGAAAAAGTAACATTATTATTTGCAGCTCCACTAATGATGTTCTATAAAGTAATGTATCCATTTATTTGGGTATTGAATGGTTCAGCTCGTGTGATAACTGGTTTATTCGGTTTAAAACCGGCTTCTGAACATGAAGTAGCTCATACCGAAGAAGAATTACGCCTTATTCTTTCAGATAGCTATGAAAGTGGCGAAATTAATCAAGCCGAATACAAGTATGTAAATAACATTTTTGAATTTGATAATCGTATTGCAAAAGAGATTATGGTACCGCGAACAGAAATCGTTGGTTTCTACCTGGAAGATTCAGTAGAAGAACACATGAAAGTGATCCAAAATGAGAGATACACACGTTATCCGATTTTTGGAGAGGATAAAGATGATATTATCGGTATGGTCAACGTAAAAGATTTCTTTATTCGATATATGACCGAGGATCAAAAAGATTTATCATCTATTCGCTCGTATATGCGTCCGATTATTGAAGTGATGGAAACGACTCCAATTCACGATTTATTACTTCAAATGCAGAAGAAGCGAATTCCGATGGCTGTTTTATATGATGAGTACGGAGGAACAGCCGGAATTGTAACGCTTGAAGATATCTTGGAGGAAATCGTCGGCGAAATTCGTGACGAATATGATGAAGATGAAGCACCACCAATTCAACATGTGAACGAGCAACATATCATTGTTGATGGAAAAGTGCTTATCTCAGAAGTGAAAGATTTATTTGGATTACACATCGAAGAAGATGATGTGGATACAATCGGTGGATGGATTATGATGCAAAATCATGAAATCGAAGAAGGACAACACGTTGAGGCAGAAGGTTATGAATTTAAAGTGTTAGAAAAAGACGCTTACCAAATTAAACGTGTTGAAATTCGTAAGATGGAACAAGAACAAGAAGAAGAGAAAGCAGCAACTGTGTAA
- a CDS encoding MerR family transcriptional regulator: MYRIGQLALMAHVSKRTIDYYTNLGILKAERSQSNYRYYDETAFETLQFIEKCKEMHMPLCEIKEKIEEKKKLLGINEHVSKQVNEVTDHIHRLEAELTELKPLLDGLTDSQREKISKSLSGQTTALIQTLALLL; the protein is encoded by the coding sequence GTGTATCGAATCGGACAGTTGGCTCTCATGGCTCACGTGTCGAAACGAACGATTGATTATTATACGAATCTAGGTATCTTAAAAGCGGAGCGATCTCAATCTAATTATCGCTATTACGACGAAACAGCATTTGAGACATTACAATTTATTGAGAAGTGCAAAGAAATGCATATGCCGCTTTGTGAGATTAAAGAGAAAATCGAGGAGAAGAAGAAGCTGCTCGGTATCAATGAACACGTTTCGAAACAAGTGAATGAAGTGACAGACCATATTCATCGATTAGAAGCAGAGTTAACAGAGTTAAAGCCGCTTTTAGATGGATTGACTGATTCACAACGTGAAAAAATATCGAAATCTTTATCTGGTCAAACGACAGCTTTAATACAGACACTTGCTCTATTATTATAG
- a CDS encoding glycosyltransferase family 2 protein, with protein sequence MKKTIISHFYNEEYLLPWWLMHHTKIFDHGILINRGSTDRSVEICKLLAPHWEVRNSRFLEFDPTNTDIEVMEIEREVSGWKIVLNTTEFFCCNNTEDFFSSLHTLGQNMYAIRMILMIDNHNYNYSKPRYSIPLVEQRYHGVFPYNPQLGCAWRFIHNHLDGAYLPGRHHSRHGYIIYDYPSFILKFYFSPWNEQSKARKLQITPTLSKRGVQMGLQTHYGQSPEVLDIRFLELSNLTQDLRHNPEYQELFPKFKP encoded by the coding sequence ATGAAAAAGACAATCATTTCTCATTTTTATAATGAAGAATACCTACTCCCATGGTGGCTTATGCATCACACGAAAATATTCGATCACGGCATTTTAATTAATAGAGGGTCTACAGATCGTTCCGTAGAGATTTGTAAACTATTAGCACCCCACTGGGAAGTACGAAATTCCAGATTTCTTGAGTTTGATCCAACTAATACTGATATTGAAGTGATGGAAATTGAAAGAGAAGTTTCAGGTTGGAAAATCGTTTTAAATACTACTGAATTCTTTTGTTGTAATAATACTGAAGATTTTTTTTCATCTCTTCATACACTAGGCCAAAACATGTATGCGATTAGAATGATTTTAATGATAGATAATCACAATTATAATTATTCAAAGCCTAGATATTCTATCCCCTTAGTAGAACAGCGATACCACGGTGTCTTCCCTTACAACCCACAACTCGGATGTGCTTGGAGATTTATTCACAATCATCTAGATGGTGCATATTTACCTGGTAGACATCATTCGCGGCACGGATATATAATTTATGACTATCCTTCATTTATTTTAAAATTTTATTTTAGCCCTTGGAATGAACAGTCAAAGGCAAGAAAATTACAAATTACACCTACCCTTTCAAAAAGGGGTGTTCAAATGGGGCTTCAAACACATTACGGTCAATCTCCTGAAGTACTGGACATACGTTTTTTAGAGCTTAGTAACCTAACACAAGACCTCCGTCATAACCCTGAATACCAAGAATTATTCCCAAAATTCAAACCGTAA